The proteins below come from a single Afipia sp. P52-10 genomic window:
- the nuoG gene encoding NADH-quinone oxidoreductase subunit NuoG has translation MTKLLVDGKEIDVPAEYTLLQACEAAGAEIPRFCYHERLSIAGNCRMCLVEVAGSPKPVASCAWGVRDCRPGPNGELPSVKTKSPMVKKAREGVMEFLLINHPLDCPICDQGGECDLQDQAMGYGVDTSRFAENKRAVEDKYLGALVKTSMNRCIQCTRCVRFSAEVCGVPEMGAIGRGEDMEITTFLEQALSSELQGNLVDICPVGALTSKPYAFAARPWELGKTQSIDVMDAVGSAIRVDTRGREVMRIQPRVNEAINEEWISDKTRHVVDGLRTQRLDRPYVRVDGKLRPASWSEAFDAIAARLGKSDGKRVGAIAGPLASVEDMFALKELLTQLGSAHVATEAAGFDPAIGRASYIFNPTILGIEQADVLLIVGANPRKEAALLNARIRKRWRTGALKIGVIGEDADLTYPHDYLGAGPETLSDLAAGKHSFADVLKNAKNPIVLVGAGVAARADGAAVLATAAKIALDAGAVKDGWNGFGVLHNAASQVGALDIGFTPAAGGLTAAQMATAGALDALFLLGADETEVAAGAFVVYIGTHGDKGAHRADVILPGAAYTEKSGIYVNTEGRAQMGNRAGFPPGDAREDWSIVRALSERLGKKLGYDSLQALRQALFKTYPHLMRIDQIAPGSADDIRKLAAAGGTLDKAPFKSPVPDFYLTNAIARASAVMAECSSLASGRMLTAAE, from the coding sequence ATGACCAAGCTTCTCGTCGATGGCAAGGAAATTGATGTCCCGGCCGAGTACACGCTGTTGCAGGCGTGTGAGGCTGCCGGTGCCGAGATTCCGCGTTTCTGTTACCACGAGCGTCTGTCGATCGCCGGCAACTGCCGCATGTGCCTGGTCGAGGTGGCGGGTTCGCCGAAGCCGGTTGCGAGCTGCGCCTGGGGCGTGCGCGATTGCCGTCCGGGCCCAAACGGCGAGCTGCCCTCGGTGAAGACCAAGTCGCCGATGGTGAAAAAGGCCCGCGAAGGCGTGATGGAGTTCCTGCTGATCAACCATCCGCTCGATTGCCCGATCTGCGATCAGGGCGGCGAGTGCGATCTGCAGGACCAGGCGATGGGTTACGGCGTCGATACCAGCCGCTTCGCCGAGAACAAGCGCGCCGTCGAGGACAAGTATCTCGGCGCGCTGGTGAAGACCTCGATGAACCGCTGCATCCAGTGCACGCGTTGCGTCCGCTTCTCGGCGGAGGTTTGCGGGGTGCCGGAGATGGGCGCGATCGGTCGTGGCGAGGATATGGAGATCACGACCTTTCTCGAACAGGCGCTTAGCTCGGAGTTGCAGGGCAATCTGGTCGATATCTGCCCAGTCGGCGCGTTGACCTCGAAGCCGTATGCCTTCGCGGCCCGGCCGTGGGAGCTCGGTAAGACCCAGTCGATCGACGTGATGGATGCGGTGGGATCGGCGATCCGCGTCGATACGCGCGGCCGCGAGGTGATGCGCATTCAGCCGCGCGTCAACGAGGCGATCAACGAGGAATGGATTTCCGACAAGACGCGCCATGTGGTCGACGGCTTGCGCACGCAGCGTCTAGATCGTCCATACGTTCGGGTTGACGGCAAGCTGCGCCCGGCCAGCTGGAGCGAGGCATTCGATGCGATCGCCGCTCGGCTCGGCAAGAGCGACGGCAAGCGGGTCGGGGCGATCGCCGGGCCGCTGGCAAGCGTGGAAGACATGTTCGCGCTGAAGGAGTTGCTCACGCAGCTCGGCTCGGCTCATGTCGCGACGGAGGCCGCGGGCTTCGACCCGGCGATCGGGCGGGCGTCCTACATCTTCAATCCGACCATTCTCGGCATCGAGCAGGCGGATGTGCTGCTGATCGTCGGTGCCAATCCGCGCAAGGAGGCGGCGCTGTTGAATGCCCGCATCCGCAAGCGTTGGCGCACCGGAGCGTTGAAGATCGGTGTGATCGGTGAAGACGCCGACTTGACCTATCCTCACGATTATCTGGGAGCGGGGCCCGAGACGCTGAGCGATCTCGCTGCCGGCAAGCATTCGTTCGCTGACGTGCTGAAGAACGCCAAGAACCCGATCGTGCTGGTCGGCGCCGGGGTTGCGGCGCGGGCCGACGGGGCCGCGGTTCTGGCGACGGCCGCCAAGATCGCGTTGGATGCGGGCGCCGTGAAGGACGGCTGGAACGGCTTCGGCGTGCTGCACAATGCGGCGTCGCAGGTGGGTGCGCTGGATATCGGCTTCACGCCAGCCGCCGGTGGCTTGACGGCGGCGCAGATGGCTACGGCAGGCGCGCTCGATGCGCTGTTCCTGCTTGGAGCCGACGAGACCGAGGTCGCGGCAGGGGCGTTCGTCGTCTATATCGGCACCCATGGTGACAAGGGCGCTCACCGCGCCGACGTCATCCTGCCAGGAGCGGCCTACACCGAGAAGTCCGGCATTTACGTCAACACCGAGGGACGCGCGCAGATGGGCAATCGCGCAGGCTTCCCGCCGGGTGATGCGCGTGAGGATTGGTCGATCGTGCGCGCGCTGTCGGAGCGGCTCGGCAAGAAGCTCGGCTACGACTCGCTGCAGGCGCTGCGACAGGCGCTGTTCAAGACCTATCCGCATTTGATGCGGATCGATCAGATCGCGCCCGGCAGCGCGGATGATATTCGCAAGCTGGCCGCGGCGGGCGGCACGCTGGACAAGGCGCCGTTCAAGAGCCCGGTGCCCGACTTCTATCTGACGAACGCCATTGCGCGTGCGTCTGCCGTCATGGCCGAGTGTTCGAGCCTGGCGTCAGGGCGCATGCTGACGGCGGCGGAGTGA
- the nuoE gene encoding NADH-quinone oxidoreductase subunit NuoE: protein MAVRRLAPKELQPASFAFSEENLAWAKAQIAKYPEGRQASAVIPILWRAQEQNGGWTSEAAIRVVADMLDMPYIRVFEVATFYTMFQLQPVGKKAHVQVCGTTPCMLRGAGDLIAACKHRIHHDPFHLSADGNFSWEEVECLGSCVNAPMVMIWKDTYEDLTKESFEKVLDGFAADNPPKPGPQNGRQFASPITGLTTLKGDGAADKKS from the coding sequence ATGGCCGTCCGCCGCCTCGCACCGAAAGAACTTCAGCCGGCGAGCTTCGCGTTCAGCGAAGAGAATCTCGCTTGGGCCAAGGCGCAGATCGCGAAGTATCCGGAGGGCCGCCAGGCCTCGGCGGTGATCCCGATCCTGTGGCGTGCGCAGGAGCAGAACGGCGGCTGGACGTCCGAGGCCGCGATCCGCGTCGTCGCCGACATGCTCGACATGCCCTACATTCGTGTATTCGAAGTCGCGACCTTCTACACGATGTTCCAGCTGCAGCCTGTCGGCAAGAAGGCGCATGTGCAGGTTTGCGGCACGACACCTTGCATGCTGCGCGGCGCGGGCGACCTGATCGCGGCGTGCAAGCACCGGATTCATCATGATCCGTTCCATCTGTCGGCGGATGGAAACTTCAGCTGGGAGGAGGTCGAATGCCTCGGCTCCTGCGTGAATGCGCCGATGGTGATGATCTGGAAGGACACCTACGAGGATCTGACCAAGGAGAGCTTCGAGAAGGTCCTCGACGGCTTCGCCGCCGATAATCCGCCGAAGCCTGGGCCGCAGAACGGCCGCCAGTTCGCGTCGCCGATCACGGGTCTCACGACGCTGAAGGGCGACGGCGCAGCCGACAAGAAATCATGA
- a CDS encoding NADH-quinone oxidoreductase subunit B family protein, producing MMSQTRETVVSQPATGILDPRTGKPVGADDRFFVEVNNELADKGFFVTATDDLITWARTGSLMWMTFGLACCAVEMMQVSMPRYDVERFGFAPRASPRQSDVMIVAGTLTNKMAPALRKVYDQMPEPRYVISMGSCANGGGYYHYSYSVVRGCDRIVPVDIYVPGCPPTAEALLYGVLLLQKKIRRTGTIER from the coding sequence ATGATGTCGCAAACGCGCGAAACGGTCGTCTCGCAGCCGGCCACCGGAATCCTCGATCCGCGGACGGGCAAGCCAGTCGGCGCCGATGATCGTTTCTTCGTCGAGGTTAACAACGAACTTGCCGATAAGGGCTTCTTCGTCACCGCCACCGACGACCTGATCACCTGGGCCCGTACCGGCTCGCTGATGTGGATGACCTTCGGTCTCGCCTGCTGCGCGGTCGAGATGATGCAGGTGTCGATGCCGCGCTATGACGTGGAGCGCTTCGGCTTTGCGCCGCGCGCCTCGCCGCGTCAGTCGGACGTGATGATCGTCGCCGGCACGCTGACCAACAAGATGGCGCCTGCGCTGCGCAAGGTCTACGACCAGATGCCGGAGCCGCGCTACGTCATCTCGATGGGCTCGTGCGCCAACGGCGGCGGCTACTATCACTATTCGTACTCGGTGGTGCGCGGGTGCGATCGCATCGTGCCTGTCGACATCTACGTGCCGGGCTGTCCGCCGACCGCGGAAGCGCTGCTGTACGGCGTCCTGCTGTTGCAGAAGAAGATTCGCCGTACCGGCACCATTGAGCGCTGA
- the nuoK gene encoding NADH-quinone oxidoreductase subunit NuoK, which yields MTIGLGHYLAVAAILFTVGILGIFLNRKNVIVILMSIELILLAVNINLVAFSTFLNDIVGQVFALLVLTVAAAEAAIGLAVLVVFFRNRGSIAVEDINLMKG from the coding sequence ATGACGATCGGTCTCGGACACTATCTGGCCGTTGCCGCCATTTTGTTCACGGTCGGCATTCTCGGCATTTTCCTGAACCGGAAGAACGTCATTGTCATTCTGATGTCGATCGAGCTGATCCTGCTTGCCGTGAACATCAATCTGGTGGCGTTCTCGACGTTCTTGAACGACATCGTCGGACAGGTGTTCGCATTGCTGGTGCTGACGGTTGCGGCAGCCGAAGCCGCGATCGGTCTGGCGGTGCTGGTCGTATTCTTCCGCAACCGCGGCTCGATCGCGGTTGAAGACATCAATCTGATGAAGGGCTGA
- a CDS encoding FkbM family methyltransferase yields MSVGPDLAFDRTTGAFDGASAREQLAAYAFQAGARLSSAWSYRGFGAGCKALRSLLPSRNITVRLNDDAKFAFPYGDSYWTLLLDRQFHYEADIDLFFQGIADVDYTLIDCGANYGYWSVLITSKPYGAHRSIAIEPSSITFAQLSANAQLNGNRFRTMRRAVGERPGVAYLSGYKHEAMSIAGGARRGEEVAVVALDSLIDDNMITSLGRYVVKLDVEGVEAEAMRGGARLLQSDCVVICEEHGNDPDHTMSRYILANTPFKLFCYDPDTGHFEHVRNVSILGRIKQSSNVGYNVLATASPFWEQRIRALSGKPRRDH; encoded by the coding sequence ATGAGCGTAGGGCCGGACCTCGCTTTTGACCGGACGACCGGCGCATTTGATGGTGCGTCGGCGCGCGAGCAGCTCGCGGCCTATGCCTTTCAGGCGGGCGCACGGTTGAGCTCGGCCTGGTCCTATCGCGGGTTCGGCGCAGGCTGCAAGGCGCTGCGGTCGTTGCTGCCCAGTCGCAACATCACCGTGCGGCTGAACGACGACGCGAAGTTCGCCTTTCCGTATGGCGACAGCTATTGGACGTTGCTGCTGGATCGGCAGTTCCACTACGAGGCGGACATCGATCTCTTCTTCCAGGGCATCGCCGACGTCGACTACACGCTGATCGATTGCGGCGCCAACTATGGTTACTGGTCGGTGCTCATCACCAGCAAGCCATATGGTGCGCACCGCTCGATCGCGATCGAGCCGTCGTCGATCACGTTCGCACAGCTGAGCGCGAATGCGCAGCTCAACGGCAATCGTTTCCGCACGATGCGGCGCGCGGTGGGCGAGCGGCCCGGCGTGGCCTATCTGTCCGGATACAAGCACGAGGCGATGAGCATCGCCGGGGGGGCTCGCCGGGGCGAAGAGGTCGCAGTTGTCGCGCTCGATAGCCTGATCGATGACAACATGATCACGTCGCTTGGTCGCTATGTGGTCAAGCTCGATGTCGAAGGCGTCGAGGCCGAGGCGATGCGCGGTGGTGCGCGACTGCTTCAGTCCGACTGCGTCGTGATCTGCGAAGAGCATGGCAACGATCCCGACCACACCATGTCCCGTTACATTCTTGCCAATACGCCGTTCAAGTTGTTCTGTTATGACCCGGACACTGGGCACTTCGAACACGTCCGTAACGTTTCGATACTTGGCCGGATCAAGCAGAGCTCCAACGTCGGCTACAACGTACTGGCGACTGCGAGCCCGTTCTGGGAGCAGCGTATCCGCGCGCTTTCAGGTAAGCCGCGCCGCGATCACTAG
- the nuoI gene encoding NADH-quinone oxidoreductase subunit NuoI, translating into MSVITAARSLLLKEFVSAFVLAMRYFFKPKPTLNYPFEKGPISPRFRGEHALRRYPNGEERCIACKLCEAICPAQAITIEAGPRRNDGTRRTVRYDIDMVKCIYCGLCQEACPVDAIVEGPNFEFATETREELYYDKAKLLANGDRWEREIAKNIALDAPYR; encoded by the coding sequence ATGAGCGTTATCACCGCAGCTCGCTCGCTTCTGCTGAAGGAGTTCGTGTCGGCGTTTGTTCTCGCCATGCGCTACTTCTTCAAGCCGAAGCCGACGCTGAACTATCCGTTCGAGAAAGGGCCGATCTCGCCGCGCTTCCGTGGTGAGCACGCGCTGCGCCGTTATCCCAACGGCGAGGAGCGCTGCATTGCCTGCAAGCTCTGCGAGGCGATCTGCCCTGCGCAGGCGATCACCATCGAAGCCGGCCCGCGCCGCAACGACGGCACCCGCAGGACGGTGCGCTATGACATCGACATGGTGAAGTGCATCTATTGCGGCCTTTGCCAGGAGGCCTGCCCAGTCGACGCCATCGTCGAGGGGCCGAACTTTGAATTCGCGACCGAAACGCGCGAGGAGCTTTACTACGACAAGGCAAAGCTGCTCGCGAATGGGGATCGCTGGGAGCGTGAGATCGCGAAGAACATCGCGCTCGACGCGCCGTACCGGTGA
- a CDS encoding NADH-quinone oxidoreductase subunit J, translating to MIVPALFFYLFAGICVASAVMVIASRNPVHSVLFLILAFVNAAGLFILMGAEFLAMILVVVYVGAVAVLFLFVIMMLDVDFAELKQGFLNYLPFGIVIGGIFLAELLLVAGGWAINPTVSKAIASPIPSNVSNTEALGLVLYTKYIHYFQMSGLVLLVAMIGAIVLTLRHKPNVKRQNISVQNARTKAMAMDVVKVAPGQGLQDVPPREAAE from the coding sequence ATGATCGTTCCCGCGCTGTTCTTCTATCTGTTTGCCGGCATCTGCGTGGCCTCGGCGGTGATGGTGATTGCCTCGCGCAATCCCGTGCACTCGGTGCTGTTCCTGATCCTGGCTTTCGTCAACGCCGCCGGCCTGTTCATCCTGATGGGAGCCGAGTTCCTCGCGATGATCCTCGTCGTCGTCTATGTCGGCGCGGTGGCGGTGCTGTTCCTGTTCGTGATCATGATGCTCGACGTCGATTTCGCCGAGCTCAAGCAAGGGTTCCTGAACTATCTGCCGTTCGGCATCGTCATCGGCGGCATTTTCCTGGCCGAATTGCTGCTGGTGGCCGGCGGCTGGGCGATCAATCCGACCGTGAGCAAGGCGATCGCATCGCCGATCCCGAGCAACGTCAGCAACACCGAGGCGCTCGGCCTCGTGCTGTATACGAAGTACATCCACTACTTCCAGATGTCGGGTTTGGTTCTGCTGGTCGCGATGATCGGTGCGATTGTGCTGACGCTACGTCACAAGCCGAACGTCAAGCGTCAGAATATTTCGGTTCAGAACGCCCGCACCAAGGCGATGGCGATGGATGTGGTCAAGGTCGCACCGGGGCAGGGCCTGCAGGATGTACCGCCACGGGAGGCTGCGGAATGA
- a CDS encoding NADH-quinone oxidoreductase subunit D: protein MTEATLRNFTINFGPQHPAAHGVLRLVLELDGEVVERVDPHIGLLHRGTEKLIEQKTYLQAIPYFDRLDYVAPMNQEHAFCLAAEKLLGIAVPRRGQLIRVLYSEIGRILSHLLNVTTQAMDVGALTPPLWGFEEREKLMVFYERASGSRMHAAYFRIGGVHQDLPPQLIEDIWNWCDPFLQVCDDLETLLTDNRIFKQRNVDIGVVSLEDAWRWGFSGVMVRGSGAAWDLRKSQPYECYAEMDFDIPIGKNGDCYDRYCIRVEEMRQSVRIMKQCIEKLRAPDGQGPVVVEDNKITPPRRGEMKRSMEALIHHFKLYTEGVHVPAGEVYAAVEAPKGEFGVYLVADGSNKPYKCKIRAPGFAHLQAMEFLCKGHLLADVSAILGSIDIVFGEVDR, encoded by the coding sequence ATGACCGAGGCCACGCTCCGCAACTTCACCATCAACTTTGGACCGCAACATCCTGCGGCGCATGGCGTGCTGCGCCTTGTGCTGGAGTTGGATGGCGAGGTGGTCGAACGAGTCGATCCGCACATCGGACTGCTGCATCGCGGCACCGAGAAGCTGATCGAGCAGAAGACCTACCTGCAGGCGATTCCGTATTTCGATCGGCTCGACTACGTCGCGCCGATGAACCAGGAGCATGCGTTCTGCCTTGCCGCCGAAAAGCTGCTCGGCATTGCCGTCCCGCGGCGCGGCCAACTGATCCGAGTGCTCTATAGCGAGATCGGCCGCATTCTCTCGCATCTGTTGAACGTCACCACGCAGGCGATGGACGTCGGCGCGCTGACCCCGCCACTGTGGGGCTTCGAGGAGCGCGAGAAGCTGATGGTGTTCTATGAGCGCGCATCCGGATCGCGCATGCATGCGGCGTACTTCCGCATCGGCGGCGTGCACCAGGATCTGCCGCCGCAGCTGATCGAAGACATCTGGAACTGGTGTGATCCGTTCCTGCAGGTGTGCGATGACCTCGAGACGCTGCTCACCGACAACCGCATCTTCAAACAGCGCAATGTCGATATCGGCGTGGTGTCGCTGGAAGACGCGTGGCGCTGGGGTTTCTCGGGCGTGATGGTGCGCGGCTCGGGCGCCGCATGGGACCTGCGCAAGTCGCAGCCCTATGAGTGTTATGCCGAGATGGATTTCGACATTCCGATCGGCAAGAACGGCGACTGTTACGACCGCTACTGCATCCGCGTCGAAGAGATGCGCCAGTCGGTCCGTATCATGAAGCAGTGCATTGAGAAGCTGCGTGCGCCGGACGGGCAGGGGCCGGTCGTCGTCGAGGACAACAAGATCACGCCGCCGCGCCGCGGCGAGATGAAGCGCTCGATGGAAGCGCTGATCCATCACTTCAAGCTCTACACCGAAGGCGTGCATGTGCCGGCCGGCGAGGTCTATGCCGCGGTGGAGGCGCCGAAGGGCGAGTTCGGCGTCTATCTGGTCGCCGACGGCTCCAACAAGCCCTACAAGTGCAAGATCCGTGCGCCGGGCTTCGCGCATCTGCAGGCGATGGAATTCCTCTGCAAGGGCCATCTGCTCGCTGACGTTTCCGCCATCCTCGGCTCCATCGACATCGTGTTCGGAGAAGTGGATCGATGA
- a CDS encoding NADH-quinone oxidoreductase subunit C: MDDAQLEQLGATIAGALGGAVTSHSVSLGMLTLTTEADKILDVVKFLRDDPRCRFVNFTDITAVDFPGRRERFEVVYHFLSPCLNTRVRIKLPASETTQVPSIIGEFPGADWFERETFDLYGVLFVGHPDMRRILTDYGFDGHPLRKDFPTTGFVEVRYDDQEKRVKYEPVKLNQEFRKFDFLSPWEGADYPLPGDEKAGPKAS, translated from the coding sequence ATGGACGACGCTCAGCTTGAACAGTTAGGCGCGACGATTGCGGGCGCGCTTGGTGGTGCCGTGACCAGCCACAGCGTGTCGCTCGGCATGCTGACGCTGACGACGGAGGCGGACAAGATCCTCGACGTGGTCAAATTCCTGCGTGACGATCCCCGCTGCCGTTTCGTCAATTTCACCGACATCACCGCGGTCGATTTTCCAGGGCGCCGCGAGCGCTTTGAGGTCGTCTATCATTTCCTGTCGCCGTGTCTGAACACGCGCGTCCGCATCAAGCTGCCGGCCAGCGAGACGACGCAGGTGCCCTCGATCATCGGCGAGTTTCCCGGTGCCGATTGGTTCGAGCGCGAGACCTTCGATCTCTACGGCGTGCTGTTCGTCGGCCACCCCGATATGCGCCGCATTTTGACCGACTATGGGTTCGACGGGCACCCGCTGCGCAAGGACTTCCCGACCACGGGCTTCGTCGAGGTGCGCTACGACGACCAGGAGAAGCGGGTGAAGTACGAGCCGGTGAAACTCAACCAGGAATTCCGCAAGTTCGATTTCCTCTCGCCGTGGGAAGGTGCGGACTATCCGCTGCCCGGCGATGAGAAAGCAGGTCCGAAGGCAAGCTGA
- the nuoH gene encoding NADH-quinone oxidoreductase subunit NuoH, with amino-acid sequence MTFAELWTDYLWPLLIIVIQSVAMLVILLVAIAYILLADRKIWAAVQIRRGPNVVGPWGLLQSFADLLKFVLKEPTIPAGANKGVFLLAPLVSCVLALAAWAVIPVNLNWVIADINVGVLYIFAISSLSIYGIIMAGWASNSKYPFLAALRSAAQMVSYEVSIGFVIITVLLCVGSLNLSAIVAAQDTQYGVFGWYWLPLFPMFVIFYVSALAETNRPPFDLVEAESELVAGFMVEYGSTPYMMFMLGEYVAIVTMCALASIMFLGGWLSPIPFAPFTWVPGIIWFVLKVLFMFFLFAMAKAIVPRYRYDQLMRLGWKVFLPISLAAVVIVASVLHFAGLAPK; translated from the coding sequence ATGACTTTCGCCGAACTGTGGACCGACTATCTCTGGCCGCTTCTGATCATCGTAATCCAGAGCGTGGCGATGCTCGTCATCCTGCTGGTCGCCATCGCTTATATTCTGCTCGCGGACCGCAAGATCTGGGCGGCGGTGCAAATCCGTCGCGGCCCGAACGTGGTCGGCCCATGGGGATTGCTGCAATCCTTCGCCGACCTGCTGAAATTCGTGCTGAAGGAGCCGACGATCCCCGCCGGCGCCAATAAGGGCGTGTTCCTGCTAGCGCCGCTGGTGTCCTGCGTGCTGGCCCTTGCGGCCTGGGCGGTGATCCCGGTCAATCTCAACTGGGTGATCGCCGACATCAATGTCGGCGTGCTGTATATCTTCGCGATCTCGTCGCTGTCGATCTACGGCATCATCATGGCCGGCTGGGCCTCCAACTCGAAGTATCCATTCCTCGCGGCGCTTCGTTCGGCGGCGCAGATGGTCTCCTACGAGGTCTCGATCGGCTTCGTCATCATCACCGTGCTGCTGTGCGTCGGCTCGCTGAACCTGAGCGCGATCGTTGCGGCGCAGGATACGCAATACGGCGTGTTCGGCTGGTATTGGCTGCCGCTGTTCCCGATGTTCGTCATCTTCTATGTATCGGCACTGGCGGAGACCAATCGCCCACCGTTCGATCTGGTGGAAGCGGAATCGGAACTCGTCGCCGGCTTCATGGTCGAGTACGGTTCCACGCCCTACATGATGTTCATGCTGGGCGAGTACGTCGCCATCGTCACGATGTGCGCACTGGCCTCGATCATGTTCCTGGGCGGCTGGCTATCGCCGATCCCGTTTGCGCCGTTTACCTGGGTGCCGGGCATCATCTGGTTCGTGCTCAAGGTCCTGTTCATGTTCTTCCTGTTCGCGATGGCGAAGGCGATCGTGCCGCGCTATCGCTACGACCAGCTCATGCGGCTGGGTTGGAAGGTATTTCTGCCAATTTCGCTCGCGGCGGTCGTGATCGTCGCCAGCGTGCTGCATTTCGCGGGGCTCGCGCCGAAATGA
- the nuoF gene encoding NADH-quinone oxidoreductase subunit NuoF — protein sequence MLADKDRIFRNLYGLDDWGLEGARRRGAWDGTKAILEKGRDWIVNEVKASGLRGRGGAGFSTGLKWSFMPKESDGRPHYLVVNADESEPGTCKDREIMRHDPHLLVEGCLLASFAMGAHTAFIYVRGEFIRERERLQAAVDQAYEAKLIGKDNVHGWPFDIVVHHGAGAYICGEETALLESLEGKKGQPRLKPPFPANMGLYGCPTTVNNVESIAVAPDILRRGAAWFSAIGRPNNVGTKLYGISGHVNTPCVVEEAMSIPFRELIEVHGGGIRGGWDNLLAIIPGGASCPLIPAADCADLIMDFDGTRAVKSSFGTAGVIVMDKSTDVVAAIARISYFFKHESCGQCTPCREGTGWMWRVLNRMIEGRAQKREIDMLLEVTKQVEGHTICALGDAAAWPVQGLIRAFRPEIERRIDEFSRNADRSEPVMVAAE from the coding sequence ATGCTCGCTGACAAGGATCGCATTTTCCGCAATCTCTATGGCCTCGACGATTGGGGGCTTGAGGGCGCGCGCCGGCGCGGCGCCTGGGATGGCACCAAGGCCATTCTCGAAAAGGGGCGCGACTGGATCGTCAATGAGGTGAAGGCGTCGGGCCTGCGCGGCCGCGGCGGGGCGGGCTTCTCGACCGGGTTGAAGTGGTCGTTCATGCCCAAGGAGTCGGATGGACGCCCGCATTACTTGGTTGTCAACGCCGACGAGTCCGAGCCCGGCACCTGCAAGGACCGCGAGATCATGCGGCACGACCCGCATCTGCTGGTCGAAGGCTGCTTGCTCGCGAGCTTCGCGATGGGCGCGCACACGGCATTCATCTATGTGCGCGGTGAATTCATTCGCGAGCGTGAGCGGTTGCAAGCCGCGGTCGATCAGGCCTACGAGGCCAAGCTGATTGGCAAGGACAACGTGCATGGCTGGCCGTTCGACATCGTCGTTCACCACGGCGCCGGCGCGTATATCTGCGGCGAGGAGACCGCGCTGCTCGAAAGCCTTGAGGGCAAGAAGGGGCAGCCGCGGCTGAAGCCGCCGTTCCCGGCCAACATGGGTCTCTATGGCTGTCCCACGACGGTCAATAACGTCGAGTCGATCGCCGTCGCGCCGGATATCCTGCGCCGCGGTGCAGCCTGGTTCTCCGCGATCGGCCGGCCGAACAACGTTGGCACCAAGCTTTACGGCATCTCCGGCCACGTCAACACGCCATGCGTCGTCGAAGAGGCGATGAGTATTCCGTTCCGCGAGCTGATCGAGGTTCACGGCGGCGGCATCCGCGGCGGCTGGGACAATCTGCTGGCGATTATTCCGGGCGGCGCGTCGTGCCCGCTGATCCCGGCGGCCGATTGCGCCGACCTGATCATGGATTTCGATGGCACCCGCGCAGTGAAGTCGAGCTTCGGCACGGCCGGCGTCATCGTCATGGACAAATCCACCGATGTCGTCGCTGCGATCGCACGCATCAGCTACTTCTTCAAGCACGAGAGCTGCGGCCAGTGCACGCCGTGCCGCGAGGGCACCGGCTGGATGTGGCGCGTGCTCAACCGCATGATCGAGGGACGCGCGCAGAAGCGCGAGATCGACATGCTGCTCGAAGTCACCAAGCAGGTCGAAGGGCACACCATCTGCGCGCTCGGCGACGCTGCCGCCTGGCCCGTGCAGGGGTTGATCCGTGCGTTCCGTCCCGAGATCGAGCGCCGCATCGATGAATTTTCGCGTAATGCCGACCGGTCTGAGCCGGTCATGGTCGCGGCGGAGTAG
- a CDS encoding NADH-quinone oxidoreductase subunit A, with protein MGSLLQSYLPLVVFIGIATVIGLALLIAPFMLAYSNPDPDKLSAYECGFDAFDDARMKFDVRFYLVAILFIIFDLEVAFLFPWAVTFGQLGATGFWSMMVFLAVLTIGFAYEWKKGALEWD; from the coding sequence ATGGGCAGTTTATTGCAGAGCTATCTGCCGCTTGTGGTGTTCATCGGCATCGCAACCGTGATCGGGCTGGCGCTGCTGATTGCGCCGTTCATGCTGGCCTACAGCAATCCGGATCCGGATAAGCTGTCGGCCTATGAGTGCGGCTTCGACGCCTTCGACGACGCGCGCATGAAGTTCGACGTGCGCTTCTATCTCGTCGCCATCCTGTTCATCATTTTCGATCTCGAAGTGGCGTTCCTGTTTCCGTGGGCGGTGACGTTCGGACAGCTCGGCGCCACCGGGTTCTGGTCGATGATGGTATTCCTCGCCGTGCTCACCATCGGTTTTGCCTATGAGTGGAAGAAGGGCGCGCTGGAGTGGGATTGA